The following proteins are encoded in a genomic region of Nocardioides renjunii:
- a CDS encoding DivIVA domain-containing protein, with amino-acid sequence MSSDKGLSIFDEPESADGAAEETQVLPVAPQDGPDAPAAAAPEPPAAPEQAPSPEPEATRKAPIIPPPLPQSAPRSAPRSAPRSAPRSAPPAARPAPVDAPASAPVPPPAAAPLPVVRRGGYDKAAVDQRVGQLQTEKSGLAASLASSEQRVIDLESEMQQLRSELEEHLNPTYAGLGGRATSMLKMAEDEAADVRSAAQRDADEIRTRAERDAHSIRADASREADDMRMVQLKELDEMRSRLVTDAETERNLAKAEAEDLLAAAQREADQLRLAARQETNEMRVTATREAEQARAAADREVQEARRTLAVEKERLAREAAEHHSNATAETQRLVAEAENRANAAEQRAREATAQANAHRQQAQSEAEGLLSRARREAEQVVASARSQADSIGATRVAEAERELANIRAEVDRVSKRRDAITAQLGALHDVVAGFSEDES; translated from the coding sequence ATGAGCTCCGACAAGGGCCTGTCCATCTTCGACGAGCCGGAGTCCGCCGACGGCGCAGCCGAAGAGACCCAGGTGCTGCCCGTCGCGCCCCAGGACGGACCGGACGCTCCCGCGGCCGCGGCGCCGGAGCCGCCGGCCGCCCCCGAGCAGGCCCCGTCGCCGGAGCCCGAGGCCACCCGCAAGGCGCCGATCATCCCGCCGCCGCTCCCCCAGTCCGCCCCGAGGTCTGCCCCCCGGTCCGCCCCCCGGTCCGCCCCCCGGTCCGCCCCGCCCGCGGCCCGCCCGGCCCCGGTCGACGCCCCCGCATCGGCCCCGGTCCCGCCGCCCGCCGCGGCCCCGCTGCCGGTCGTCCGGCGCGGCGGCTACGACAAGGCTGCCGTCGACCAGCGCGTCGGCCAGCTGCAGACCGAGAAGTCCGGCCTGGCCGCCAGCCTGGCCAGCAGCGAGCAGCGCGTCATCGACCTCGAGTCGGAGATGCAGCAGCTGCGCAGCGAGCTCGAGGAGCACCTCAACCCGACCTACGCCGGCCTCGGCGGACGGGCCACCTCGATGCTCAAGATGGCCGAGGACGAGGCCGCCGACGTGCGCTCGGCCGCCCAGCGCGACGCCGACGAGATCCGCACGCGGGCCGAGCGCGACGCCCACAGCATCCGCGCCGACGCGTCCCGCGAGGCCGACGACATGCGCATGGTGCAGCTCAAGGAGCTCGACGAGATGCGCTCGCGCCTCGTCACCGACGCCGAGACCGAGCGCAACCTCGCCAAGGCCGAGGCCGAGGACCTGCTGGCCGCGGCCCAGCGCGAGGCCGACCAGCTGCGCCTCGCCGCCCGGCAGGAGACCAACGAGATGCGGGTCACCGCGACCCGCGAGGCCGAGCAGGCCCGCGCCGCCGCGGACCGCGAGGTGCAGGAGGCCCGCCGCACCCTGGCGGTGGAGAAGGAGCGGCTGGCCCGCGAGGCCGCCGAGCACCACAGCAATGCCACCGCCGAGACCCAGCGGCTCGTCGCCGAGGCGGAGAACCGCGCCAACGCGGCCGAGCAGCGTGCCCGCGAGGCGACGGCCCAGGCCAACGCCCACCGCCAGCAGGCGCAGTCCGAGGCGGAGGGCCTGCTGAGCCGGGCGCGCCGCGAGGCCGAGCAGGTGGTCGCGTCCGCGCGGTCGCAGGCCGACTCCATCGGTGCCACCCGGGTCGCCGAGGCCGAGCGCGAGCTCGCCAACATCCGGGCGGAGGTCGACCGGGTCAGCAAGCGCCGCGACGCCATCACCGCACAGCTCGGAGCCCTGCACGACGTCGTCGCGGGATTCAGCGAGGACGAGTCCTGA
- a CDS encoding AI-2E family transporter — protein MPHHVSEQAPVQVTEQVTEQVTEQVTEQVTEAVEQVSDHADRAEAAADAAEDAADESVRSAAVIAERIDDATDLVVDEATPAPYAPAEPTTPPLLLRHSPFKIGFFGALGALVAVFLSQQLLSISSVLVLLVMSMFLAIGLNPVVEFFMRRGIRRGLSVLLVLVVVISVLTLFVFAIAPVISEQIAAITRSAPGWLDQLQDNRQVQRLDDRYDVIARAREYIEEGGFGERVFGGALGFGLRVLSALTNSLIVIVLMIYFLASLPSIKHAGYSLAPASKRPRVSELGDRIIRSTGAYVAGAFIVALCAGLSTLVFSFLIGLSDYAFALAFVVGLFSLIPVVGAFVSGAIMTLLALTVSPTVALVALIYYLAYQQLESYFIYPRIMKKSVDIPGSVTVVAALVGGSLMGIIGALLAVPVAAALLLLHREVFLKRQDAH, from the coding sequence GTGCCCCACCACGTCAGCGAGCAGGCCCCGGTGCAGGTCACCGAGCAGGTCACGGAACAGGTCACCGAGCAGGTCACCGAGCAGGTCACGGAGGCGGTCGAGCAGGTCAGCGACCACGCCGACCGCGCCGAGGCGGCGGCCGACGCTGCGGAGGACGCCGCCGACGAGTCGGTCCGGTCGGCCGCGGTCATCGCCGAGCGCATCGACGACGCCACGGACCTCGTGGTCGACGAGGCGACGCCCGCGCCGTACGCCCCGGCGGAGCCGACGACGCCGCCCCTCCTGCTGCGGCACTCGCCGTTCAAGATCGGCTTCTTCGGCGCGCTCGGTGCCCTCGTCGCCGTCTTCCTCAGCCAGCAGCTGCTGAGCATCTCCTCGGTGCTGGTGCTGCTCGTCATGTCGATGTTCCTCGCGATCGGGCTCAACCCGGTCGTGGAGTTCTTCATGCGCCGGGGGATCCGCCGCGGGCTCTCGGTGCTGCTCGTGCTCGTCGTGGTGATCTCCGTCCTGACGCTGTTCGTCTTCGCGATCGCGCCGGTGATCAGCGAGCAGATCGCGGCGATCACGCGCAGCGCGCCCGGCTGGCTCGACCAGCTCCAGGACAACCGCCAGGTGCAGCGCCTCGACGACCGGTACGACGTCATCGCCCGCGCCCGCGAGTACATCGAGGAGGGCGGGTTCGGCGAGCGCGTCTTCGGCGGCGCGCTCGGCTTCGGCCTGCGGGTGCTGTCCGCGCTCACCAACAGCCTCATCGTGATCGTGCTGATGATCTACTTCCTCGCCTCGCTGCCGAGCATCAAGCACGCCGGCTACTCCCTGGCGCCGGCCTCGAAGCGGCCCCGCGTCAGCGAGCTGGGCGACCGCATCATCCGCTCGACCGGCGCCTACGTCGCCGGCGCGTTCATCGTCGCGCTGTGCGCGGGGCTCAGCACGCTCGTGTTCTCGTTCCTCATCGGGCTGAGCGACTACGCCTTCGCGCTGGCCTTCGTCGTGGGGCTGTTCTCGCTCATCCCGGTCGTCGGGGCATTCGTCTCCGGCGCGATCATGACGCTGCTCGCGCTCACCGTCTCACCGACGGTCGCGCTGGTGGCGCTCATCTACTACCTCGCCTACCAGCAGCTCGAGTCCTACTTCATCTACCCGCGCATCATGAAGAAGTCGGTCGACATCCCGGGGTCGGTGACCGTGGTCGCCGCGCTGGTGGGCGGCTCGCTGATGGGCATCATCGGCGCGCTGCTGGCCGTGCCCGTCGCGGCCGCCCTGCTGCTGCTGCACCGCGAGGTGTTCCTCAAGCGGCAGGACGCCCACTGA
- a CDS encoding CGNR zinc finger domain-containing protein, with amino-acid sequence MLFTDDTDAALQAAVALVNSTDEPGDPLGSVEDLSAFLASWSYTGRHDATPAELAAVRRLRPALKELLLAERDEAAGIVNGMLAKARALPQLQRHDSWDWHLHAVGPDRPLDERVVVETAMAMVDVIRADEMSRLDRCAADDCDDVVLDLSRNRSRRYCSTTCGNREAVAAYRARQKA; translated from the coding sequence ATGCTTTTCACGGATGACACGGACGCGGCCCTCCAGGCGGCCGTCGCCCTCGTCAACTCGACCGACGAGCCCGGCGACCCGCTCGGGTCGGTCGAGGACCTCTCGGCGTTCCTCGCCTCGTGGTCCTACACCGGGCGGCACGACGCGACGCCCGCCGAGCTGGCGGCCGTGCGCCGGCTGCGCCCCGCGCTCAAGGAGCTGCTGCTGGCCGAGCGGGACGAGGCCGCGGGCATCGTCAACGGCATGCTCGCGAAGGCCCGGGCACTCCCCCAGCTCCAGCGCCACGACAGCTGGGACTGGCACCTGCACGCCGTGGGCCCCGACCGACCGCTCGACGAGCGTGTCGTCGTCGAGACGGCGATGGCCATGGTCGACGTGATCCGTGCCGACGAGATGTCGCGCCTCGACCGCTGCGCCGCGGACGACTGCGACGACGTCGTGCTCGACCTCTCGCGCAACCGCTCCCGGCGCTACTGCTCGACCACGTGCGGCAACCGCGAGGCCGTCGCGGCCTACCGGGCCCGGCAGAAGGCCTGA
- a CDS encoding EamA family transporter — protein sequence MTALTHDTRSSRTAAGLLFAVVSATSFGMSGVLARGLLDTGWSAGATVALRVAIAAAVLVVPGALALRGRWHLVRDNAGLIVVYGVAAVAGAQLCYFYAVTYMQVSVALLLEYTAPVAVVVWLWLRHGHRPSGLTLLGAAIAATGLVLVLDVVSGAELSTAGVLWALGAMVGAATYFVISADEDNGLPGITLAAGGLLVGATVLVVAGLVGVLPFDASTADAVYDGREVVWWLPVVALGLVTAALAYVTGIAAGRRLGSRLASFVALGEVLAAVVFAWLVLGELPRAIQMAGGLLVLAGVVVVKLGEGRSPLVVEPVPEREVSGRPAA from the coding sequence GTGACGGCTTTGACACATGACACCCGATCCTCCCGGACCGCCGCCGGCCTGCTCTTCGCCGTGGTGTCGGCGACGTCGTTCGGCATGTCCGGAGTCCTGGCCCGGGGCCTGCTCGACACCGGCTGGAGCGCGGGCGCCACCGTCGCCCTGCGGGTCGCCATCGCCGCCGCGGTGCTCGTCGTGCCGGGCGCCCTGGCGCTGCGCGGTCGCTGGCACCTGGTGCGCGACAACGCCGGCCTCATCGTGGTCTACGGCGTCGCGGCCGTCGCCGGGGCCCAGCTGTGCTACTTCTACGCCGTCACCTACATGCAGGTCAGCGTCGCGCTGCTCCTCGAGTACACCGCGCCAGTGGCCGTCGTGGTCTGGCTGTGGCTGCGCCACGGCCACCGTCCCTCGGGACTGACGCTGCTCGGGGCCGCGATCGCCGCGACGGGCCTGGTGCTCGTGCTCGACGTCGTCTCGGGCGCCGAGCTCAGCACGGCCGGGGTGCTGTGGGCCCTCGGCGCCATGGTGGGTGCGGCGACCTACTTCGTGATCTCGGCCGACGAGGACAACGGCCTGCCGGGCATCACCCTGGCCGCCGGCGGGCTGCTCGTCGGTGCGACGGTCCTGGTCGTCGCCGGGCTGGTGGGCGTGCTGCCCTTCGACGCCTCGACCGCCGACGCCGTCTACGACGGACGCGAGGTGGTGTGGTGGCTGCCCGTCGTCGCGCTCGGACTCGTGACGGCTGCGCTCGCCTACGTCACCGGCATCGCGGCCGGGCGCCGCCTGGGCAGCCGGCTCGCGTCGTTCGTCGCGCTCGGCGAGGTCCTCGCAGCGGTCGTCTTCGCCTGGCTGGTCCTGGGGGAGCTGCCCCGGGCGATCCAGATGGCCGGAGGCCTCCTGGTGCTGGCCGGCGTCGTGGTCGTCAAGCTGGGGGAGGGGCGCTCGCCGCTCGTGGTGGAGCCGGTGCCCGAGCGCGAGGTCAGTGGGCGTCCTGCCGCTTGA
- a CDS encoding VOC family protein, which yields MSRTIQVTFDAHDPEALSRFWADAMGYSIPPPPGRELEEGQDPFEAWHDFLRGNGVPESEWNAASAAEDPEGDGPRLFFQRVPEGKTAKNRVHLDVRAAPGLQGEERMAALEGECERLVALGAARVERHEPAPPMSAGHIVMTDPEGNEFCLD from the coding sequence ATGAGCCGAACCATCCAGGTGACCTTCGACGCCCACGACCCCGAGGCGCTGTCCCGCTTCTGGGCCGACGCGATGGGCTACTCCATCCCGCCGCCGCCCGGGCGCGAGCTCGAGGAGGGGCAGGACCCCTTCGAGGCGTGGCACGACTTCCTCCGTGGCAACGGAGTGCCGGAGTCGGAGTGGAACGCCGCCTCCGCCGCCGAGGACCCCGAGGGCGACGGCCCGCGGCTGTTCTTCCAGCGCGTGCCCGAGGGCAAGACGGCCAAGAACCGGGTCCACCTCGACGTCCGCGCCGCCCCCGGCCTGCAGGGCGAGGAGCGGATGGCGGCCCTCGAGGGCGAGTGCGAGCGGCTCGTGGCGCTCGGCGCCGCCCGGGTCGAGCGGCACGAGCCGGCCCCACCCATGTCGGCCGGCCACATCGTCATGACCGATCCCGAGGGCAATGAGTTCTGCCTCGACTGA
- the mce gene encoding methylmalonyl-CoA epimerase: MSTPALPDDVQHLFTAIDHVGIAVPDLDVALAFYRDTYGMQVLHEEVNEEQGVREAMVGVGGTDSNPSGSCLQLLAPLTPESTIAKFLDRSGPGLQQLAFRVDDVEHAAAVLRERGLRLLYDAPRRGTAGSRVNFVHPKDAGGVLVELVEPAASPH; the protein is encoded by the coding sequence ATGAGCACCCCCGCGCTGCCCGACGACGTCCAGCACCTCTTCACGGCGATCGACCACGTCGGCATCGCGGTGCCCGACCTCGACGTCGCCCTGGCGTTCTACCGCGACACCTACGGCATGCAGGTCCTGCACGAGGAGGTCAACGAGGAGCAGGGCGTGCGCGAGGCGATGGTGGGCGTCGGCGGCACCGACTCCAACCCCAGCGGCTCCTGCCTGCAGCTCCTCGCGCCGCTGACCCCGGAGTCGACCATCGCCAAGTTCCTGGACCGCAGCGGCCCGGGCCTGCAGCAGCTCGCCTTCCGGGTCGACGACGTGGAGCACGCGGCCGCCGTGCTGCGCGAGCGCGGGCTGCGCCTGCTCTACGACGCGCCGCGGCGTGGCACGGCGGGCAGCCGGGTCAACTTCGTCCACCCCAAGGACGCCGGCGGGGTGCTCGTCGAGCTGGTCGAGCCGGCCGCCTCACCTCACTGA
- a CDS encoding LuxR C-terminal-related transcriptional regulator, translated as MLSPCLGRDDVRRALGEALLESRWVTVVGPPGSGKTLVVRHVAADSTTSWVDARALRSIDEVLVAALASLDAETAPGDSLAGALGRAVDGRECLLVLDGLDLDATGAGPVLQSVLESTSDARVVITARTTADEPYESVIRVGPLPVPHQRGPLEGPAVELFLRRIRSAGGQQVDLAAQAHEVRRLLTATGGLPLLIEQVAVQSALVGLSNAMSTVSLDQAVDSAHALLDDASATALRRVGVLDFPVGLEVLARVLDLPVPEAAELAGGLVRRSLLEVDQGGRFDMLSPIRGRARALAGTDDVAAVEAGLLAWAQDHAPEHDNYGAADAAWLGDLPAMRHAVLTACARPETRADGYSVANRIFSSLYTSMRTREALEILEGALASGDGPSAIGAQVARRAGIAASEVRGTYEGLWLLDRADQHSSAAPRPEEQLAKTASIRAEMHLDAGEMVSAEAEARRAISLDPEGSISRQATRTLADVYASQGRFAEATQAASDAMPARTSRDERWIDLSARTILARIALEQGRIAEAVAGARAVVLESRELAEDRVGLLAETLLRGIDPSWQPSEVVRETLPWAVRLPVLAQDGRDLLVRGDARQAAGLAADVVALADSARLGRDGVDARLLLGRALVALGDLDQATTTYLTALESCRSMGLPLRAADVLDGLAGVARARDLPEARALAAAAFALRTPRMAVRWGYSADYDVVPASRAPSEWLAGDDLAADVTPLVTAVFNRPTSAPPSALDALTPAERQVADRVAHGLTSRQIAEELFVSPRTVDAHLTHIYRKLDINTRARLAALVVHGG; from the coding sequence GTGCTGTCCCCCTGTCTCGGTCGTGACGACGTCCGTCGAGCGCTGGGCGAGGCGCTGCTCGAGTCGCGGTGGGTGACCGTGGTGGGCCCGCCGGGCAGCGGCAAGACCCTTGTGGTGCGCCACGTGGCCGCCGACTCGACCACGTCCTGGGTCGACGCCCGCGCCCTGCGCAGCATCGACGAGGTGCTCGTCGCCGCGCTCGCGAGCCTCGACGCCGAGACGGCGCCGGGCGACTCCCTCGCCGGTGCGCTCGGGCGGGCCGTGGACGGCCGCGAGTGCCTGCTCGTCCTCGACGGCCTCGACCTCGACGCGACGGGCGCCGGGCCGGTGCTGCAGTCGGTGCTGGAGAGCACCAGCGACGCCCGCGTGGTGATCACCGCCCGCACCACGGCCGACGAGCCCTACGAGTCCGTCATCCGCGTCGGCCCGCTGCCGGTGCCCCACCAGCGCGGTCCGCTCGAGGGACCGGCCGTCGAGCTCTTCCTGCGCCGCATCCGCTCGGCCGGCGGGCAGCAGGTCGACCTCGCGGCACAGGCGCACGAGGTACGCCGCCTCCTGACCGCCACCGGCGGGCTGCCCCTCCTCATCGAGCAGGTGGCCGTGCAGTCGGCCCTGGTCGGGTTGAGCAACGCCATGTCGACCGTCAGCCTCGACCAGGCCGTCGACTCCGCGCACGCCCTGCTCGACGACGCGAGCGCCACGGCGCTGCGGCGCGTCGGGGTGCTCGACTTCCCCGTCGGCCTCGAGGTGCTCGCCCGCGTGCTCGACCTCCCGGTCCCCGAGGCGGCCGAGCTGGCCGGCGGCCTGGTCCGGCGCAGCCTCCTCGAGGTCGACCAGGGCGGTCGCTTCGACATGCTCTCCCCCATCCGCGGGCGGGCCCGCGCGCTGGCCGGCACCGACGACGTGGCGGCCGTCGAGGCCGGGCTCCTGGCGTGGGCGCAGGACCACGCCCCCGAGCACGACAACTACGGCGCGGCCGACGCCGCGTGGCTGGGCGACCTCCCCGCGATGCGGCACGCGGTGCTCACCGCGTGCGCCCGGCCCGAGACGCGCGCCGACGGCTACTCGGTGGCCAACCGGATCTTCTCCTCCCTCTACACCTCCATGCGCACCCGCGAGGCGCTCGAGATCCTCGAGGGCGCACTGGCCAGCGGCGACGGACCCTCGGCGATCGGCGCGCAGGTCGCCCGTAGGGCCGGCATCGCCGCGTCCGAGGTGCGCGGCACCTACGAGGGGCTGTGGCTCCTGGACCGGGCGGACCAGCACTCCTCCGCGGCCCCGCGGCCGGAGGAGCAGCTCGCCAAGACCGCGTCGATCCGCGCCGAGATGCACCTCGACGCCGGCGAGATGGTCAGCGCCGAGGCCGAGGCCCGGCGTGCGATCAGCCTCGACCCCGAGGGATCCATCAGCCGGCAGGCCACCCGCACCCTGGCCGACGTCTACGCCTCGCAGGGTCGCTTCGCCGAGGCGACCCAGGCCGCGAGCGACGCCATGCCGGCGCGCACCAGCCGCGACGAGCGCTGGATCGACCTGTCCGCACGCACCATCCTGGCCCGCATCGCGCTCGAGCAGGGGCGCATCGCGGAGGCGGTCGCCGGCGCGCGCGCCGTCGTGCTGGAGTCCCGCGAGCTCGCGGAGGACCGGGTCGGGCTGCTGGCCGAGACGCTCCTGCGCGGCATCGACCCCTCGTGGCAGCCCTCCGAGGTGGTCCGCGAGACCCTCCCGTGGGCGGTCCGGCTCCCGGTGCTCGCCCAGGACGGCCGCGACCTCCTCGTCCGCGGTGACGCGCGGCAGGCCGCCGGGCTGGCCGCCGACGTGGTCGCGCTCGCCGACTCCGCGCGCCTGGGCCGCGACGGCGTCGACGCCCGGCTGCTGCTGGGGCGCGCGCTGGTCGCGCTGGGCGACCTCGACCAGGCGACCACGACCTACCTCACCGCCCTCGAGAGCTGCCGCTCCATGGGGCTGCCGCTGCGGGCCGCCGACGTGCTCGACGGGCTGGCCGGCGTGGCCCGCGCCCGCGACCTGCCCGAGGCCCGCGCCCTCGCGGCCGCCGCCTTCGCGCTCCGGACCCCGCGGATGGCGGTGCGCTGGGGCTACTCCGCCGACTACGACGTGGTGCCCGCGAGCCGAGCGCCCTCGGAGTGGCTCGCCGGCGACGACCTCGCCGCCGACGTCACGCCGCTGGTCACCGCGGTGTTCAACCGCCCGACCTCGGCTCCCCCGTCGGCGCTCGACGCGCTGACCCCCGCCGAGCGGCAGGTGGCCGACCGCGTCGCTCACGGGCTGACCAGCCGCCAGATCGCCGAGGAGCTCTTCGTCTCGCCGCGCACCGTCGACGCCCACCTCACCCACATCTACCGCAAGCTCGACATCAACACCCGCGCCCGGCTGGCCGCGCTGGTGGTGCACGGCGGCTGA
- the ccrA gene encoding crotonyl-CoA carboxylase/reductase, with translation MQNILDAIQSGSATTEDFASLELPESYRAAFVKKDEVDMFEGLTAKEKDPRRSLHVDEVPLPELGPGEAFVAVMASAINYNTVWTSIFEPVSTFGFLERYGRSSELTKRHDLPYHVVGSDLSGVVLKTGPGVTRWKPGDRVVAHCLSVELEGPDGHNDTMLDTEQRIWGFETNFGGLADVAMVKANQLMPKPEHLTWEEAASPGLVNCTAYRQLVSKNGGDMKQGDNVLIWGASGGLGGFATQYALNGGATPVCVVSNEEKAAIARSMGAELIINRSEEDYRFWNDEGTQQDPKEWKRFGARIRELTGGEDIDIVFEHPGRETFGASVFVTRKGGTITTCASTSGYMHEYDNRYLWMNLKRIISSHFANYRESWEANRLIAKGRIHPTLSRTYPLAAVGQASLDVHQNAHQGKVGVLCLAPEEGLGVLDHEMRARHETAINRFRGV, from the coding sequence GTGCAGAACATCCTCGACGCCATCCAGTCCGGCAGTGCCACCACGGAGGACTTCGCCTCCCTGGAGCTCCCCGAGTCCTACCGCGCCGCCTTCGTGAAGAAGGACGAGGTCGACATGTTCGAGGGCCTGACGGCGAAGGAGAAGGACCCGCGCAGGTCGCTCCACGTCGACGAGGTCCCGCTCCCCGAGCTCGGCCCGGGTGAGGCCTTCGTCGCCGTGATGGCCTCCGCCATCAACTACAACACGGTGTGGACCTCGATCTTCGAGCCCGTCTCCACGTTCGGCTTCCTCGAGCGCTACGGCCGCAGCTCGGAGCTCACCAAGCGCCACGACCTGCCCTACCACGTCGTCGGCTCCGACCTGTCCGGCGTCGTGCTCAAGACCGGCCCCGGCGTCACCCGCTGGAAGCCCGGCGACCGGGTCGTCGCGCACTGCCTCTCGGTCGAGCTCGAGGGTCCCGACGGTCACAACGACACGATGCTCGACACCGAGCAGCGGATCTGGGGCTTCGAGACCAACTTCGGCGGCCTCGCCGACGTGGCGATGGTCAAGGCCAACCAGCTGATGCCCAAGCCCGAGCACCTCACGTGGGAGGAGGCCGCCTCCCCCGGCCTCGTCAACTGCACGGCGTACCGCCAGCTGGTGAGCAAGAACGGCGGCGACATGAAGCAGGGCGACAACGTCCTCATCTGGGGCGCCTCCGGCGGGCTCGGCGGCTTCGCGACCCAGTACGCCCTCAACGGCGGCGCGACGCCGGTGTGCGTGGTCTCCAACGAGGAGAAGGCCGCCATCGCCCGCAGCATGGGCGCGGAGCTCATCATCAACCGCTCCGAGGAGGACTACCGGTTCTGGAACGACGAGGGCACCCAGCAGGACCCGAAGGAGTGGAAGCGGTTCGGCGCACGCATCCGTGAGCTGACCGGCGGCGAGGACATCGACATCGTCTTCGAGCACCCGGGCCGCGAGACGTTCGGTGCGTCGGTCTTCGTCACCCGCAAGGGCGGCACCATCACCACCTGCGCCTCGACGTCGGGCTACATGCACGAGTACGACAACCGCTACCTGTGGATGAACCTCAAGCGCATCATCTCCAGCCACTTCGCCAACTACCGCGAGTCGTGGGAGGCCAACCGCCTCATCGCCAAGGGCAGGATCCACCCGACCCTCTCGCGCACCTACCCGCTCGCCGCGGTCGGCCAGGCCTCCCTCGACGTCCACCAGAACGCCCACCAGGGCAAGGTCGGCGTCCTCTGCCTGGCACCCGAGGAGGGCCTCGGCGTGCTCGACCACGAGATGCGCGCCCGGCACGAGACGGCGATCAACCGCTTCCGCGGGGTCTGA
- a CDS encoding alpha/beta fold hydrolase — protein sequence MSLHRTELGQTGSRVVFCHGLFGQGRNWTQIAKALSADHRVLLLDMPNHGRSPWTETFDYLDLADIVADAIGDEPVTLVGHSMGGKIAMCLALRHPELVERLVVVDVAPVAYASGREFVGYIETMRGMDVASIERREQAEEALREAVPNPVVRSFLLQNLRRTEDGWRWQVNLDLLGEHMASLTGWPGEALGPATYDGPVLWVGGAGSDYISDEHAGEMDRRFPRNRRVLVKGAGHWVHSEQPEVFLEVLRRFLA from the coding sequence GTGAGCCTGCACCGCACCGAGCTCGGCCAGACGGGGTCGCGCGTCGTCTTCTGCCACGGCCTCTTCGGACAGGGGCGCAACTGGACGCAGATCGCCAAGGCGCTCAGCGCCGACCACCGCGTCCTGCTCCTCGACATGCCCAACCACGGGCGCTCGCCGTGGACGGAGACGTTCGACTACCTCGACCTCGCCGACATCGTCGCCGACGCGATCGGCGACGAGCCGGTCACGCTCGTCGGCCACTCGATGGGCGGGAAGATCGCGATGTGCCTCGCGCTGCGCCACCCGGAGCTGGTCGAGCGGCTGGTGGTCGTCGACGTCGCGCCGGTGGCGTACGCCAGTGGGCGGGAGTTCGTCGGCTACATCGAGACCATGCGGGGGATGGACGTCGCCTCGATCGAGCGGCGCGAGCAGGCCGAGGAGGCGCTGCGCGAGGCGGTGCCCAACCCGGTGGTGCGCAGCTTCCTGCTGCAGAACCTCAGGCGCACCGAGGACGGCTGGCGCTGGCAGGTCAACCTCGACCTCCTCGGCGAGCACATGGCGTCGCTGACCGGCTGGCCGGGCGAGGCGCTCGGCCCGGCGACGTACGACGGACCGGTGCTGTGGGTCGGTGGGGCGGGCTCGGACTACATCTCCGACGAGCACGCCGGCGAGATGGACCGACGGTTCCCGCGCAACCGCCGCGTCCTGGTGAAGGGCGCCGGGCACTGGGTGCACTCCGAGCAGCCGGAGGTCTTCCTCGAGGTGCTGCGCCGGTTCCTGGCCTGA